The following proteins come from a genomic window of Parambassis ranga chromosome 4, fParRan2.1, whole genome shotgun sequence:
- the tmed5 gene encoding transmembrane emp24 domain-containing protein 5, with translation MELVRAFLCVLSVFMSLVSERFVVLAAFSQSMDSDFTFTLPAGRKECFYQTMKKDASLEIEYQVLDGAGLDVDFFISSPSGQLLFSDYRKSDGVHTLETEDGDYMFCFDNTFSAVSEKLIFFELILDNMDGDEDPDNWKEYVHGTDILDMKLEDIMDTINNVKSRLGKSVQIQTMLRAFEARDRNLQESNFDRVNFWSVINLVVMVLVSALQVYLVRSLFEDKRKVRT, from the exons ATGGAGCTAGTCCGGGCATTTCTATGTGTCCTGTCCGTATTTATGTCGCTGGTCTCGGAGAGGTTCGTGGTGCTGGCTGCCTTCTCTCAGTCTATGGACAGCGACTTTACGTTCACACTACCTGCCGGGAGAAAGGAATGTTTCTACCAGACCATGAAGAAAGATGCCTCACTGGAGATTGAATATCAG GTATTAGATGGTGCAGGTCTCGATGTAGACTTCTTCATCTCTTCTCCTTCTGGCCAGTTGCTGTTCAGTGACTACCGCAAGTCAGATGGTGTCCACAC CTTAGAAACTGAGGATGGAGACTATATGTTCTGCTTTGATAACACGTTCAGTGCTGTCTCTGAGAAGCTCATCTTCTTTGAGCTCATCTTGGACAACATGGATGGAGATGAAGACCCAGACAACTGGAAGGAGTATGTTCATGGAACAGACATCCTGGACATGAAGCTGGAAGACATCATG GACACCATCAACAATGTGAAGAGTCGCCTTGGTAAAAGTGTGCAGATCCAGACAATGCTGCGGGCGTTCGAGGCCCGTGACCGCAATCTACAGGAGAGTAACTTTGACAGGGTGAACTTCTGGTCGGTTATCAATCTCGTTGTTATGGTGTTGGTTTCAGCCCTTCAGGTCTACCTCGTCCGCTCGCTGTTCGAAGACAAAAGGAAAGTTCGTACATAA